In Mucilaginibacter auburnensis, the genomic stretch TTGCCGTTGCATCATTGCTCGGCATAAATGCGGCGAATGCGCAAAATGGAGCAGCCGGAGCCCCAAGACTGAAAGTATCTGAAAGATTTGTGCACACTGGTGCGGGCAATCCTTACCTGCCGTTATGGGAACACGTTCCGGATGGTGAGCCACGTGTGTTTGAAGACCCGGATAACAAAGGAAAGTTCCGTGCTTACATTATTGGTTCGCATGACCTGAGATTAACCAGCTATTGCGGTCCTGATATCAGAATGTGGTCTGCTCCGGTTGAGGATCTGACCAAATGGCGCGATGAAGGTGCTATCTTTACCTACCCAATTGATAACCAGTGGGACGTGATGTATGCGCCAGACCTGGTTGAGGTAAAGAGAAAAAATGGCAAAAAAGAATATTACTTATACCCACACAGCCGTGGCCGTAACAGGGAAGCTATGGTTTGTAAAGGCGATCGTCCGGATGGGCCGTTTAAACCTATCAACCTTACCGAAGATGGCAAAAGCACTATCCCGGGAAGTATATTAGGATTTGACCCTGCGGTTTACATTGAGTATGTAACCGATCCTAAGGACCCTGATTTCAACATTGGTTTCCGTGCTTATGGTTTCTGGGGTTTCCAAAAATCATCTGCAGCGCAGTTAGACCAAAATACCATGTACTCTTTACGCCCTGGTACGCAGCCAATCAACTTGTTAATACCTGCCAGCTCACGCTACGGTGTATTGCGCGATCCTAACGCCGTATATCCAAATATCTATCCTGGCGAAGATCTGGGTACATTCAACTTCTTTGAAGCATCATCTATCCGTAAGGTTGGTAATAAATATGTAACGGTGTTCAGCGGTTACTCTGGTCCGGAGTATGGTGTTAGCAGCTCCAACTCAACCCTGCGTTATGCAGTAGGCGATTCACCGCTTGGTCCATGGAAAAGCGGTGGCGTAGTGGTTGATTCACGCGCACCTGTTTTAAATCAGGATGGTTCTGCTATTGTTACTACCAATGCCGGTCACAATACACACGGTAGTATCGAGTTGATCAATGGTCAGTGGTACGTGTTCTATCACCGCCCGCCACGTGGCTTTGGTTATGCGCGCCAGGCAGTAGTAGCGCCGGTATCAGTTACTTTTGATGAGAAACCTGTTTCACAAGGCGGTACAGTAACTATCCGCGCTTATGATCCGTACGCACCAAACGGCATTTGGACAGCCAAAGATAGCCAGGGCCGTGAGTATAAAGGCGGTGAGGTTACCTCAGAAGGTTTCCACATGTATGGTTTAGATCCTTACCAGTATTATTCTGCTGGTTACGCCAGCTACTTATCAAACGGTAGCGTTCAGCAGGATTCATGGGATATTTGGGATAACCATATGCCGATAACCAATGTTAAAAATGGCAACATTGTTGGTTACAAGTACTTCGGTTTTGGCGGATTAGCAAAAGCTACCAAGGGCTTAAAACCATTTGAAGGAACCAAGAAAGGTAACAACACCAAATTTAACCTGTGGATCACTCCTAAAACCGACAAGTCTTTCAAAATTAACGTGATGTTAGATGGACCTTGGGATAACACAACCTGGAAAGGTAAAAAAATAGCTGAGTTTGTTATACCTGCCAATTCAAAGCAAGAGGTTACACAACTTACTGCTGATGTATCAAAAATTGTTGATGGCATGGGCAAAAAACATGCTATTTACCTGGTTGCTGAAGGTGAAGGTACTGACGGTTTGTTTGATATGTCTGGCCTGGGCTTTAGCTCGAACAAAAAGAAAATTGCCCGCCCGGTTATGCCTGTGTTGAACATAGCGGTTAACGGACAAGCTGTAGAGATTCCTGCTACTCCGGTTAGGTCAACCAATGCAAACGGAATTACCGGCTATGATATTTACGAAACTACGTATAAATATACTGCGGGTACAGCAGCTCCGGTTGTAACAGCATCATCAAACAACCCGGCTGTAAAGGTGAGTATTACGCAACCGCAAACACCAAAAAGTATGGCAGTGGTTAAGTTTGATTACAAGGGTATAGTTAAAACATACAATGTTATTTTAGCACCACAATAAGTCGCTAATTAATACTCTATGAAAAAGGCGGGATGGTTTATCATTCCGCCTTTTTTGTTATACATCGCACGCTCAGTTAATTATCTCGCCGGTACTATTAGCCAGCCTTTGTCTCCACTGTTTTAATTCATCAGGAGTGAGATGGGTCCAGTCGCTTATTTCGCCTATTATCTTTAACGGCGCAGTTGTGCGGTAAGAACGTGTTGGGTTCCCCGGAAATCGTTTATTAGTGACGTTGGGGTCGTTCTCAAAATCGCCGGTAGGCTCAATAAGGTAAACACGCGGTAGCGCATCGCCTTTAGCCAGTTCTGCTGCCAGGCCGGCACCGCTTAAAACTGCGGTGAAATAAACGTGGTTCATTACCACATCATCTTTATAGTTAGAGTTATAGCCTGCTGTAAGCAGATCACCTGTTTGCAGGTTAGCCTTTGTGCCGTGGTAAAATGGGCCGGCATCAATAGGTGTTGTAGCTGATGACGTGGCCAACTTTCTGCATTCGGTCGCTCTTTGCTCATCGCCTCTATTTTCGTAACATTCAGCAAGGCTACTGTATAAAGATGGCAGAGCGCCTTTTGCGGTATTATCATTCAATTCAAGCGCAAGTTGTATGGTTGTTTGCAGCCAGGGTAGTTTATTAGCAGTGTTAGTTTGATGCCGCGCCATGTAGTAAGCTGCTATAAACTTTTCAAAGTTATTTGATGCATTATTCCAGGCCTGTGAAAACAATTGGCCCGCTTCCATGATCTCGCCTTTTTCTGACCGGGCCATGCCTTGCATGCAAAGCTGAATAATGGGATTGTTAGGATTAAATTCCATGTTGCAAAAATATTTTACATCGTTTAAACCATTGGCAGGCAAAACGCTCTATTACAATAACTCCGCAATTACCAACGATGGTGATAAGAGTGATAGTATAGTTTTTAGGTTATAATTTAGTTTTAGCCGGGCGCTGACAAGGGCCCGGTTTTTTTGTTACATTTGCCATCCAAAATTATTACAGACGGGCGCATGTTTGAAGTAATAATTTAAATATTAAACGGAGAGGTGTCTGAGTGGTCGAAAGAGCACGCCTGGAAAGTGTGTATACGCCAAAAGTGTATCGAGGGTTCGAATCCCTCCCTCTCCGCTGATAACATTAGTTGTAAAAGCCTAATTTTACGAATTAAAGGGTTTTTGCAATTCATCACCCCACAAAACGCGCAATAAAAACGCAAATTCTAAAGATACGCTCAGCCAAGGTTCAGAACATTCATGTTGGCATCATTTGCTTTATATTTAGCAAGTGTTTTTGATTTTACGGTATGTTACATGTCATAGGGATAATTATTTCCTTATTCCTTTCAATCCTCCTTTTTACAAAAAAAGGTAAATCTACAGCAGATGCGGTGCTGGCTTGCTGGCTTTTTTTAATTTCAGTTCATCTAATTACGTATTATCTGTTAGCAACACGGAAGTTTCTTGAATTTCCTTATTTACTTGGTATTGAAATTGCTTTTCCATTTTTTCATGGTCCTTTTCTCTATCTGTATACCTCGTTGATTACAGGGAAGAAGTTTACTAAGCTAAAGGCTGCTTTTCATTTTATTCCATCCATTTTAGTATACGTTTTATTATCGAGGTTTTTTCTGTTATCGTTACCTGAAAAAATTTTGGTTTATGAAAATCAAGGAGCGGATTATACAATCCTTTTAAAGTTTATTCATTTTGCAGTATTACCTTCAGGTGTAATATACATCACGCTTTCTTTATTATTGTTAAAAGAACATCGCAGGAATATTTCCAATCAGCTTTCTTACGCGGAAAAGATCAATTTAAATTGGCTAAATATTCTGATAATCGGCATGGGCGTAATCTGGTTGTCTGTTTTTATCGGCAATGACATGACCACTTTTGCATGTGTAGATCTGTTTATCCTGTCCACAGGCTATTTCGGCATAAAACAAGCGGGCATCTTTGCCAATAACTTAGATGTTCAGGCGCAGCAGAACGAAGAGGTGACGTTACCGGTAAAATATCAGAAATCAGCAGTCGGAGAATTGCTTTTGTCAGAGATACATGCCGAGCTCCTCACACTTATGGATCAAAAAAAACTTTTTAAAAATCCGGAGTTAAGTTTGAATGAACTTGCCAAACAGTTGCGCGTTCATCCAAATAATCTGTCTCAGGTTATCAATACATTAGAGGATAAGAATTTTTACGATTACATCAACGAGCTAAGAGTTGATGAATTTAAAACAATTGTTTTTCTCCCCGAAAATCAAAGGTTTACATTGCTTTCTCTGGCTTATGAAGTTGGTTTTAATTCAAAAACTTCCTTTAACAGAAACTTCAAAAAGATAACAGGGACATCTCCAACGGCTTACTTAAAGCAGCAGCACATTCAGCTAAAAGCTAATAATTGATCAAAAGTAAGTTCCACCTTACAAAGTGGAACTATTTAAAGGTCATTGAAACACATTTTTGCGATGATGTTGGGCTCAAATAGGTGTGAATGGCCCATTTGGTTTTAAACTTGATTTATCAAAATGAGAAAAAGGATCGTTTGGTTTCTGATTGGTGTATTGGCTATCCTTATTGGATTGTACCCGCTTAAATACCTGTTAAGTACAGGAACAGTTGGCATATTGAATGGTAAACCTGATTGGCTGCTGAATAGTTTAATATGGAAAATTTCCTTTTATACACACATTGTTTTGGGCGGGGTAGCACTATCAATAGGATGGCTTCAATTTAATGATAAGCTCAGGCTCAGCAAACCTCGTATTCATCAATTCATTGGCAAAATATATGTTATCTCCGTATTACTCAGTTCTTTTTCAGGCTTTTATATTGCGCTATTTGCAGATCAGGGATTTTGGGCATCACTTGGCTTTAGTTGCCTGGCTGTAATATGGTTTTATACAACGTTTATGGCTTATTTAACAGTCAGAAACAGGCAGTTTATAAGGCATCGAAATATGATGATCTATAGCTATGCTGCCTGTTTTGCTGCTGTAACACTCAGAATATGGCTGCCTGTGTTAATTATTACCATAGGTGATTATAGCATATCATATATTATTGTAGCCTGGTTATCATGGATTCCCAATTTATTGGCGGCTTATTTAATTGTAAAAAAATCAGCATTGAAAAGTGTTAGCAATATGGAGTCAGGCGGATGACAAATAACAAAACCTTACAATAAAAAGCCGTTTCATGCTCAACTCATGAAACGGCTTTTTATTAAGATTGGACAAGCTATATTAAGGCTTTTTTACACGGAAGGTTGCTTTAACCGGTATGGGTACAGTTGCACACTCGCCGTTTATCCAGTGCCGCAGGTAGCCGCTGAATGTTCCTTTGATCATGCCATCACGGTCTGGCTTCAATTCAACACCACCCGCTACATGGCTATAGCCGCTTTGGCCGCAAGGCGCATAATACGATGTATATTTTTCATAATACGAGCCCCAGTAAACAAGGAATGTTACAAAAGCCTGCTTATCACCATATGGTTTTAGCCCCATATTCATGTTCGGAAGCTCAATGTTAAGTAAGTTGCCGTTCATGTTAAAGTCTAATTTAGATTTACCGTCGGCCGCAACTTGTACGCTAATATCCTTAACAGACCGTGTTATGCCACCGGTATTATCTAACGTCAGCTTTGCATATTGCTCGAGTTCTACAAAGACATTATAGCTCACGCGAAGCGATTGTCCGCGGGTGGGGCGATTTGGATCTTTGAAAATTGACAGGTTTTTCAGATCAACATAAACGCCGCCCTGCGTGAGCCTGTCATCAGCGGTTGGGGCTTTAAATGTAGCCTTCATCCCGCTTGCCGACAAGGTGCCTATCCGTGCAGCCGGGCCATCAAACAACAGGTGCCAGCCCGCAATATTTGATTCGTCAAGGGTGATGGAAGGCCCCAGCAAGTCGTCAATCGTGGGTTCGTCAGGGTTACTGGCGGGTTGTACCACTTCAAGTTGCAATGCTGCTGATTCTCCTTTATCCAATTCGTCTTTACCGGTATTCTTGATCTTGAAAGTCTGCATCAGCGACCAGTCACTGAAGTGTCGCGTTTTTGCTTTCATGGTATAGGTTGCAGGGTCGAAAACGGAGTTTTTAGCACAGTGCCAATACCCATGCTTATCCTGATATGCCAGATACATCCAGTCGGTGGCGAGCACCAGGCCGGTTGTGTCGGATATGTTCATGCTGATCTCTACATCTTTTTTAAATTGTACATCTTCAGGTAGCAGCCGGTATGATTTGCCTATACCGCCCGCGGCCATGGTGTTCTTAACCTCCTGCACGCTGAATGCTATGTTATCGTCTATAGCCCCAGCCGGAATAGTTAATTGAAGCGTATTGTTAGGAGTACTCAAAGTTCCCCCTGTAGGCCCAATGGTAGCCTGCGTTTTTTCTCCCACCGGCAATCCGTGTTCAACCTTCTCAAAGCCGCGGTATACTACCTCGTCATTAGGTTTTGGGCCGGGCGTTGCCGACTGTTTTTTGCATGCGGTAAATAATGCTGTAATAAGCAGCAGCAGATAAAATTTTTTATAGTGCAGATTCATGTTGTCGTTATTTACTATAAAGGGTAATGCCGTAAGCGGTTTCCAGTCTGCTCGTTAGAAGGCTTAAAAGTTCTGCAGGAGGTGGGCCCTGCGGCGGCGTTACCGGCGGTTGTTCGGAGGCAGCCGTACTAAATTCCATGAAGTAGTTCCAGAATTTGCCGGGTGTGATCAGGGTAATAAAGTGTGCCTGCTCGCTCAAAATGCTGAATAAGTGTGGTATTTTACGGGGAGCGTAAATTGCTTGGCCTGCTTTGAGCTCTGTGACGTCATCGCCAACCTGAAAACGCATATGCCCCTCAAGCAGGTAAAATGCTTCGTCTTCAAACTCGTGCACATGCAGCGGCGGTTCGGCACCGCGTGGCAATACCATATCCATTAACGCAAGCGCGCCTACTGATTGATCAGGTGCAATTAGTGTAGTGAAAAAACCGCCCTGATAGGCGCGGTAAGCCGAAGAGGCCGGGGTTATAAGTACGTCTTGTTCCATAGTGATATATTGGTGTTTTGTTGCGGTAAAGTTTCAAAAACACCTCTTACGGAAACAAATTCGGTCGACCGATGACGGGAACTGTCGATAGAAACTTACCCAGGGGCGATGAACGTAAGGTTAGGACTGCAAACGGGTTTGACAGGCAGACTTATATTGACGGCCAATGGTAAAGGTCTTTCCGGCAACCTGTACAGAGTTAGCATGATAAGCCTCTACGCGATCAACCGGTACAATGAAAGAGCGGTGAATGCGCATAAACGCGTCAATTGGCAACAGCTGTTCTATCACACTGATCTTTTGCTTGGCTGTTAACGTCCGGTCCTTCAACACAACTTTAACATAGTCTTTATCACTCTCAATCCAGCAAATGTCTTTTGTATTTATCTTCATAATTTTCCGGTCAATACGGAGATGAAGGTAGTGCGGCATTGTGGTGGTAGCAGGCAATTCAGCAATAGCCGGAGAGATTGCCATTTGCCCCTTGAACAGGCAGATCACTTTTCCTGCTGCTTTAAAAAAGCGCTCGAATGAAATGGGCTTAAGCAAATAATCAACAGCGTTCAAGTCAAACCCTTCCACCGCATATTCCTGGTAAGCTGTTGTAAAAATAACTTTAGGCGGGAGCGGTAAACTCTTAATCAGGTCAATGCCGCTGATGCCGGGCATTTTGATATCCAAAAAAACAAGGTCAATCGATTCATCCTGCAAAAAGTGAAGCGCCTGCAAGGCACTGTGACAAGTAGAAACTATCTCCAGTTCAGCAAATTCTGCGGCGTATTTTTTTATGAGCGCTACCGCATGTGGCTCGTCGTCAACAATTAATGTCCGCACCTTTAACTCTTTCATATCAGGCATCTTTTCCCAGTTCCAAATGTAATGTAGCAATAAACACATCGTCTTCCTCGTGCACGGCTAAACGATGGCGGCCCGGATAAAGCATTTCCAGTCGTTTACGTACATTTTGCAAGCCGATCTTGTCAAAATGTACTTGGTGAGATGTAGTTATCTTTTGGGACTTACTGTTGGAAACTTTGAAGGTAAGGTGTTGGTCTTTTACCTTAAGTTCTATCGTGATCCAGGGTTCATCTTCGGTGTTGCTTACCCCGTGTTTAAACGCGTTCTCTACAAGAGGCAGCAAAAGTAGGGGTGCAATTTTTTGTGTGCTTATGCTCTCGTTGATGTGAACATTCAGATCCAGCCGGTCTTCATACCTGATCTTTTCAAGGGATATGTAGTTATGAAGTATCTCTACATCATCCTTCAGCAAAACAAGGTCTGCATGGCATTCATACAGCATATATCGGAGTATGCCCGATAGCCCCATAATAACCCCGGGTGTTTTGGCGGATCTATCTAATGCCAGAACATATAGATTATTCAATGTATTGAAGAGAAAATGCGGATGTATCTGGCTTTTTAAAAAACTAAGTTCTGCCTGCGTAGCGGCTTCTCTTTTATCATACCACATTTTTACCGCTTTGACGGAAACGCCTATCCACACTACCGAATTACTGCCAATGAATGCACTCGCTAAAGAAGCCGGTTCTAACAGTTTTTCGAAAAATGTTCCTTCAGGTATGTGCCATTTAAAGTGATTATCGGGATTTTTACTCAAATCGAAAAAATAAGGATCCACCGCAAGTATATCTACTGACCGGAACAACAAGCCGGCAACCACTATGCAAATTACGCTGCTTAAACAAAGCAACAAGTACCGTTTACCGAAAAAATACCGGGGAATGATGTAATACGTTAACGTGTAAAAGTACAAGGCATGTACCGGCATAACCATTAATACCGCCGGCAGGGCAATGATGTAGTGACCTATCTGAGCTCCAAAAATAATGGTGATCACCAAAATATTAGCGGTCCAAAAAATGAGGTGCCTGATCAACGTTGCTTTCATCAACGTCAAATATAGTTACCCTTGTAAAGATTTTAGCCTTTGTAGATTAACACCTTGAATTTGTCGACAAACGACTCGCCGGTTTTTACACATTAATATTTCACATTGTCAGCAATTGTTGCACCAGAGGTTAAATATTAAATTAGTCGCGATAACTAATGTCACGAAGTATTGCTATTAAAGCAGTAATTATTTTATTAGCACGTGCTAACAAAAGCAATTTCAAATTGTTGCATCTGCAACCATGAAACATATCGTAATTATTGAAGATGATCCTGAACTTCTATCACTCTTAGCAACGCTGCTTGAGGCCGATGGTTACCGGGTTACCAAACTAACACACCTAGAAAGTGTTGAAACTTTACTCAATTTAAATGCAGATGCCTTTATTATTGACGAGATTCTTCCTGTTGTTAACGGGCACATCATCTGCATTATATTGAAATCAAAACCTCAAACCAAAAATATCCCTGTGGTATTGATATCCGGCGATGATAAACTACAGCATGTAGCCACACTTTGCGAAGCCAACGCATATATCCGCAAGCCCTTTGATAATTATAATAGCGTGCAGCAAGTGTTAGCAGAAACACTGGCAGCGTAATTCAACTAAATAAAAAATCCCCGCAGGCTTGCCTTGGGCAAAGCGCTGCGGGGTGGCAACTGCTACGTTACAGTTCTTTCTCCTCAATCATTTTTGCGTCGCGGGTATTTTTTTGTACGGCTATGGCAGCAAACATACTTAAGCTAAATGCCATGGCGTAGAAGCCTTTTTCGCTCAATAGCATATCCGCATTCCACAAGCCAATTGTTAATAAAGCCAGTGCCGCTATGGTAGAGAACCAGCTAATGCCATAGTATAGGTCGGTTACGGCAAGGCCCTCGGTTCTGTCGCGCACTGTTTTTTGTACCGATATAACCGCGAATAAGCCGAATAATAAAATGGTAAAGTAGTATCCCTTCTCGTTTAACATCATATCGGCGTTCCATAGGCCTATGCAATAACCCAATGTTCCGGTTAGTAAGGCAAACCACGACGCGCCTATAAATGCAGGTGTGGGTTTGAATGGGTTCCTGGCGTTATCACCGTGTTTGTTAGTAAATGAATTTTCTTCTGTTCTGTGTTGTAGCGTTTCCATGTTGTTTTGTTTGATTGATTAATATGGAAGCAAATGTGCGGTGTAAAACTTGCCTTCAAAATTCAATTTTTAGAAATAACTGACGATATATTTTTACTTTTATAGTCAATTATACCTGCCATGGATTCGCTTGCTGAACTTATATCACTGCTTGATAAACCTGATTTAATTGCCTTTAAACAGTTTCTGGTTAAGAAGAATAAACGTGCGGATACTAAAAATATCCGCTTGCTTAATTTGATAGAAACTGACGATATAAAAGGCATAAAAAAACTATACAAAACGCAAAAAAGT encodes the following:
- the arr gene encoding NAD(+)--rifampin ADP-ribosyltransferase codes for the protein MATSSATTPIDAGPFYHGTKANLQTGDLLTAGYNSNYKDDVVMNHVYFTAVLSGAGLAAELAKGDALPRVYLIEPTGDFENDPNVTNKRFPGNPTRSYRTTAPLKIIGEISDWTHLTPDELKQWRQRLANSTGEIIN
- a CDS encoding helix-turn-helix domain-containing protein, with the protein product MLHVIGIIISLFLSILLFTKKGKSTADAVLACWLFLISVHLITYYLLATRKFLEFPYLLGIEIAFPFFHGPFLYLYTSLITGKKFTKLKAAFHFIPSILVYVLLSRFFLLSLPEKILVYENQGADYTILLKFIHFAVLPSGVIYITLSLLLLKEHRRNISNQLSYAEKINLNWLNILIIGMGVIWLSVFIGNDMTTFACVDLFILSTGYFGIKQAGIFANNLDVQAQQNEEVTLPVKYQKSAVGELLLSEIHAELLTLMDQKKLFKNPELSLNELAKQLRVHPNNLSQVINTLEDKNFYDYINELRVDEFKTIVFLPENQRFTLLSLAYEVGFNSKTSFNRNFKKITGTSPTAYLKQQHIQLKANN
- a CDS encoding DUF2306 domain-containing protein, which translates into the protein MRKRIVWFLIGVLAILIGLYPLKYLLSTGTVGILNGKPDWLLNSLIWKISFYTHIVLGGVALSIGWLQFNDKLRLSKPRIHQFIGKIYVISVLLSSFSGFYIALFADQGFWASLGFSCLAVIWFYTTFMAYLTVRNRQFIRHRNMMIYSYAACFAAVTLRIWLPVLIITIGDYSISYIIVAWLSWIPNLLAAYLIVKKSALKSVSNMESGG
- a CDS encoding cupin domain-containing protein, translating into MEQDVLITPASSAYRAYQGGFFTTLIAPDQSVGALALMDMVLPRGAEPPLHVHEFEDEAFYLLEGHMRFQVGDDVTELKAGQAIYAPRKIPHLFSILSEQAHFITLITPGKFWNYFMEFSTAASEQPPVTPPQGPPPAELLSLLTSRLETAYGITLYSK
- a CDS encoding LytR/AlgR family response regulator transcription factor, producing the protein MKELKVRTLIVDDEPHAVALIKKYAAEFAELEIVSTCHSALQALHFLQDESIDLVFLDIKMPGISGIDLIKSLPLPPKVIFTTAYQEYAVEGFDLNAVDYLLKPISFERFFKAAGKVICLFKGQMAISPAIAELPATTTMPHYLHLRIDRKIMKINTKDICWIESDKDYVKVVLKDRTLTAKQKISVIEQLLPIDAFMRIHRSFIVPVDRVEAYHANSVQVAGKTFTIGRQYKSACQTRLQS
- a CDS encoding sensor histidine kinase, which translates into the protein MKATLIRHLIFWTANILVITIIFGAQIGHYIIALPAVLMVMPVHALYFYTLTYYIIPRYFFGKRYLLLCLSSVICIVVAGLLFRSVDILAVDPYFFDLSKNPDNHFKWHIPEGTFFEKLLEPASLASAFIGSNSVVWIGVSVKAVKMWYDKREAATQAELSFLKSQIHPHFLFNTLNNLYVLALDRSAKTPGVIMGLSGILRYMLYECHADLVLLKDDVEILHNYISLEKIRYEDRLDLNVHINESISTQKIAPLLLLPLVENAFKHGVSNTEDEPWITIELKVKDQHLTFKVSNSKSQKITTSHQVHFDKIGLQNVRKRLEMLYPGRHRLAVHEEDDVFIATLHLELGKDA
- a CDS encoding response regulator, coding for MKHIVIIEDDPELLSLLATLLEADGYRVTKLTHLESVETLLNLNADAFIIDEILPVVNGHIICIILKSKPQTKNIPVVLISGDDKLQHVATLCEANAYIRKPFDNYNSVQQVLAETLAA
- the yiaA gene encoding inner membrane protein YiaA, which gives rise to METLQHRTEENSFTNKHGDNARNPFKPTPAFIGASWFALLTGTLGYCIGLWNADMMLNEKGYYFTILLFGLFAVISVQKTVRDRTEGLAVTDLYYGISWFSTIAALALLTIGLWNADMLLSEKGFYAMAFSLSMFAAIAVQKNTRDAKMIEEKEL